GGTGAAGGACTGGTCGAAGAAATCGAATGTTAAAGCGGAGAGAGTTACTTACACGGCTGAATTCATTGTTGACTCCAATTTTGGGGATCCGGGTGCGATTACGGTGAGCAACAAACACCAGAGAGAGTTCTTCTTGGAAACTATAACCATCGAGGGGTTCGCCACTGGCCCACTTCATTTCCCTTGTAACTCATGGGTAAGGCCCACCACCAAGGATCATCCTGGAAAGAGGGTTTTCTTCTCTAACAAGGTACGACTTTTCTCTATCTTGCTAATCAATATTTGTTTGGTGGAGAGTCAGGTGGAGTAGATTTTTTTTCATACTTTAACAACTATTATgtgaataaataaaatgattcctacataaaagataatattaatattaatatatttattttttaaaattacatcatcattttaaaaattaatatatacaatagaaaatattttaaatacactaaaaatactggtatatcaattattttaactgttgatctgaattataaaaaatatataatatatattaatcgAAATTAACAGTTAAAATAGCACTCATGCACTTAAAATGTTTTCTATACAATATTATCTAAAATATTacgaattaaaaatattttaaaaaaccttaaaatatataaatttgaccaaaaaaatataaacttttatTATCCTTTTTCTTGATCGAGCTTCAAATGTTCATGTCAAAGTCAAACTCTTCAATATATACCAACTAGTTGAACTTGATGGCCGccaattctttttaatattcAAACCTTTCTAAACAAGCGAACTTATTTATATCTATCTACCTTGAGAAATGGTATTTCGTTCCTTGGTAACCAGCAATGAATAATGAGTattaaattatatcaattaaatagATATTGACTATtaagtatatataaattaaatcattCTAGAATTTATAATTAGTTAAGGAAAACAGAAAACTATCAACATTCGATAACGAGTTTgacttctatatatatatagatataataactaaatgaaattaattatgtataaaactaaagaaagttacaaataataaaaatgagcCACGGCGATGTTGACTTCAAAAGCACTATAGTAGCTTTCGTCAGTATTGTATCACTGTTGATGGATGTTTGACTTTGAGGCTTCTCATATAATTAACGCCAAGGAtaaattattacttttatttataaagcttaaacactaaaaaatatattaattcatgaacaaaattagttttatacttccaataaataaataaattattatttttatctatcaaattttaaaaattaaaaaaatttattataaataaaatcaatatttgaatatttttgtcaaataaaaatagtttagtCTAATATCAAAGAGAAAATATTTAAATgtgaattattttaaaaaataattgagaattttaatattttattttttatttatctgcttaatttttaataactaaaagatttaaatatatatcactttttaaaaaatttaagaaaagaatttaaacattttatttaaaattagaaaaaaaaagtttagcaCACCTaatcatatttaattatttttatgtttcgaATGCCCTAAATTTTTGTATATTCAATATTTGTTGAATCAATTATCATGTACTGCTAATGCATTTTatcaaaaaaaggaaaattctcatttttttttctctttgctttttttttgaaaattatatatataatctgttattgattttaatttcacaGCCATACTTACCTAGAGATACACCTACTGGGCTTAGAGTAATGAGGGAGAAGGAGCTAAAAAACCTTAGAGGAGATGGCACAGGAGTTAGAAAATTATCCGACAGAATATATGATTTTGACACCTACAATGATTTAGGAAATCCAGATAGAGGAGCTGACCTCTCCAGACCAACACTCGGTGGATCCCAAGAACATCCATACCCGAGACGCTGTCGTACTGGCCGCTCCCCAACTGATACCGGTAATAACAGaatcattcaatttattatttattgtttaagatTTTTGCGTCATAGAATATTAGAAATTGGTCCAACGagtgaatcaaaattttcaatcgataacaaactaacaaaaattttaaacatgaTTCTTTTTAAGTAAACAAtcaaaaagggaagagaaagagagaagaagaaattttttgaaaacaagaaaatattaaaattaattatatattgatCATAAAAAgttagttattaaatttttttcacatatataaattgttcaattaaaatttaggatttaactaatttatgTATGTcctatttaaaaatatagtaataaatttttttaaatatttttaatgtaaaaaaaaattaatttttataataatttttataaaatatttttttataatatgtgtAAACTATGTGTTTAAAGGCACAACTtagtaaaattctaaaatttaatgTATGAAAATATCCAAAAATGAAAGATACAGAAGTAGTGTTAAATTAGCATAGATgtggaataaattaaaaaggagTGCTAGAAGGTCAGcagattttatgatttatagtcattaattaatcattaataatGTTTTAAATGGTGTACAATTTTATCTAAtggtaaaaaattattagataacaaagtatgaaattttgaccaaaatttaataaaaatgttggTTCTACTTTCTCTAAATGATATATGGATAacctaatttgaattaaattaagtttttaaaaaggtattataaaaaaattatgatgagTTTCAGCTGTGTAAGATCTAAGATGCAtatatttgtacactaaaatcaactaccaatatatttatatataaatacatgtgtggtttaatttattttcaatatatatttatatttcagtatgtattttataatgataactaattttagagactaattttagtatatacttAACATAATTCATATTTGTATATATGTTGTGAATCTTTTTTGGTTGGATTGATTATATTGATTGTATGGTGCAGATATGCGTGCAGAGAGTCGTGTGGAGAAACCACATCCTATGTACGTACCAAGAGACGAACAATTCGAGGAGTCTAAGCAGAACACATTCTTTATCAAGAGGCTCAAAGCAGTGCTTCATAACTTGATCCCTCGCCTTAAGGCTAGCCTTTCTGTTAATAACCATGATTTCAACGATTTCTCAGACGTTGATTGCCTTTTCAGTGAAGGCTTGCTCATTAAGTCCCGCTTGAAAGACGACCAATCTTCTGTCTTAAACAAAATCCCACTCCCAGAATTGGTCACCAAGATACAAGAATCCAGCCAGGGACTTCTTAAGTTTGACACCCCCAAGATTATTTCCCGTAAGTATATATAATATCCCtttctttatcttttaatttcccTTTCGATTTGAATCTTAATTGGCTACCTCAAtacttcattttattttttcaaattatctattctaaaattatttgacatactttttataaattaatattaacaatGATATACTCTTatcttattattaatataaaattttaaaatatacataaatataaattattttattataattttatttatatgtctaatattattttaagtgttattatttaatttaattagatttagttTATAGAAGAGTTTTATATAAGGGTGAAAACTTAAGTGCaattaacttcacgtgaaattgataaCTGAAAATTCTTAgatgaaatttaattaaattagtcaaattatttaaccactcttaactatcaacttcacgtatcaactttacgtgaagttgattgCAACTAAGTTTTCACCTTATAAAAGACTTGGATACGAAACATTTctcttattattgttattatctctttcatatacacatatatatctatatttgaattatgatatttaatttaattctacaTTATACAAAGAAGAATTATCCATCTATGGACAATCGTTCTGATAATTTAATGAtgaaaaaatgtgaatttaagtATTTAGTATTGatgtcaaaaataaattttattaatcatgttatatatttttttcttataattaatCAATGGTTAACAATATATACTTTAACGTGCAGTGGACAAGTATGCCTGGCTACGAGACGACGAATTTGCCCGCCAAGCATTAGCAGGAGTCAACCCTGTTAACATTGAGAGGCTTCAAGTTTTCCCACCCGTAAGCAAGCTTGACTCAAGAATATACGATATCCAAGAGTCTGCCCTTAAAGAAGAGCACATTTTAGGCCAACTTAATGGCATGACAGTGCAGCAGGTACCTGCCTTGGGATTACATGCTCTtccatacacacacacacacacgattgatctaaatttatttttttgaattttgcagGCAATAGAGGAAAATAAATTGTTTATGCTAGATTACCATGATATCTACTTTCCTTTTCTGGAAGGGATCAACAGCTTTGAAGGTAGAAAATGTTACGCTACGCGTACCCTATTTTTCCAGACACCCCTTGGGACTCTGAAGCCTATAGCTATAGAACTTAGCCTGCCTGGATCAAAACGAGTTGTTACCCCACCTGTAGATGCAACTAGCAATTGGATGTGGCAGCTTGCCAAGGCTCATGTTTGCGCCAATGATTCTGGCGCGCATCAACTTGTCAACCATTGGTAATTAACTAGCTAGAGCCATATAGCCCCattaaattcttctttaatttccattATCAGTAAAATTGAAtgacaaattattttatatatgaattagaatttattattttttattatcaattaatcatcaatatttaaaagtatagaaTAAAGTATGTTgttaaattaataaactaaaagaattaggctaaataaattaaattaatgaccAAGTAAtagctaaaaataataaattttaatgatcctaatatttcttttattctaatattttttatatattaaaatcaaccaTCAACTAATGTAAAATatgtattaaatataaaatataaattaaaagtatttaaattatacacatatttattataaataaataataaccgaTTCAgcgactaattttttttatgcaccTAGCagcaattttgaaaaaaaaattgctaaTTATGTTATGTATGTATTTATAGGTTACGCACACATGCGTGCATGGAGCCTTTTATATTGGCTGCTCATAGGCAATTGAGTGAAATGCATCCTATTTTCAAGTTGTTGGATCCACACATGAGATACACATTAGAGATCAATGGCATAGCTAGGCAGGCCCTTATCCATGCCGATGGAGTCATCGAGTCTTGCTTCACTCCTGGACGCTACTGCATGGAGATCAGTTGTGCTGCTTACAAGAACTTGTGGCGCTTTGACACGGAGGGCCTCCCCGCCGATCTCATCCGCAGAGGAATAGCAATACCAGACCCAACCCAACCAAATGGCTTAAAGCTATTAATACAAGACTACCCTTACGCTACCGACGGGCTTCTCATCTGGTCTGCTATAGAAAACTGGGTCCGCACTTACGTGAACCATTACTACCATGGCCACGATGGCCAGCTTGTTTGCAATGACAAAGAGCTACAAGCTTGGTACTCAGAGTCAATCAACGTGGGCCATGCTGATCTCAGCCATGAAAGCTGGTGGCCCCCACTGAACAACAACGAGGATCTCGTCTCCATCCTCACCACCCTCATCTGGACAGCATCCGCACAGCATGCAGCTCTTAACTTCGGGCAATACCCTTACGGTGGTTATGTGCCAAATCGTCCACCGTTGATGCGAAAACTAATCCCGGAAGAGGGCGAGGCTGAATATAAGAATTTCATAGCGAACCCGCAAAAGTACTTCCTAAACTCTCTACCGAGCCTGCTGCAGGCCACAAAGTATATGGCTGTGGTGGACACACTCTCCACTCACTCCCCTGACGAGGAGTACCTGGGAGAGCGGCAGCAGCCCTCCATATGGTCGGGCGATGCGGAGATCGTGGAGGCATTCTACGCGTTCTCGGCGGAGATCAGAGGCATAGAGAAGGAGATTGATAGAAGAAACTGTGATCCAACACTTAGGAATCGCTGCGGGGCTGGTGTCTTGCCTTATGAGTTGCTTGCACCTACCTCCCAACCTGGAGTTACATGTAGAGGAGTACCTAATAGTGTTTCCACTTAAATCATAAATCATAACATTAATTAATTCAACAAATTATTAGTTATCATGCATGTTATTTCTCACCATCTCATTCTACCCTccatattttgtatatatttagcggtatatatatttttttatttagtaaggCAATAATTCAAATAAACTTGTATTAAATTATTGGTATCATATTACACTACtgattgtgattttttttcccac
This portion of the Arachis duranensis cultivar V14167 chromosome 6, aradu.V14167.gnm2.J7QH, whole genome shotgun sequence genome encodes:
- the LOC107491873 gene encoding linoleate 13S-lipoxygenase 3-1, chloroplastic: MALVNEFMGSSLIERPSRWVVSSSTNSKSKPVFQFIEMRKENTRSVRLTKAAKFPATVVSEDFVNTLSASTSATAPLHAKKEKPVQFKVRAVVTVRNKIKEDFQETVVKHVDAIADSMLGRCIFLELISTDIDPRTKGPKKSKEAVVKDWSKKSNVKAERVTYTAEFIVDSNFGDPGAITVSNKHQREFFLETITIEGFATGPLHFPCNSWVRPTTKDHPGKRVFFSNKPYLPRDTPTGLRVMREKELKNLRGDGTGVRKLSDRIYDFDTYNDLGNPDRGADLSRPTLGGSQEHPYPRRCRTGRSPTDTDMRAESRVEKPHPMYVPRDEQFEESKQNTFFIKRLKAVLHNLIPRLKASLSVNNHDFNDFSDVDCLFSEGLLIKSRLKDDQSSVLNKIPLPELVTKIQESSQGLLKFDTPKIISLDKYAWLRDDEFARQALAGVNPVNIERLQVFPPVSKLDSRIYDIQESALKEEHILGQLNGMTVQQAIEENKLFMLDYHDIYFPFLEGINSFEGRKCYATRTLFFQTPLGTLKPIAIELSLPGSKRVVTPPVDATSNWMWQLAKAHVCANDSGAHQLVNHWLRTHACMEPFILAAHRQLSEMHPIFKLLDPHMRYTLEINGIARQALIHADGVIESCFTPGRYCMEISCAAYKNLWRFDTEGLPADLIRRGIAIPDPTQPNGLKLLIQDYPYATDGLLIWSAIENWVRTYVNHYYHGHDGQLVCNDKELQAWYSESINVGHADLSHESWWPPLNNNEDLVSILTTLIWTASAQHAALNFGQYPYGGYVPNRPPLMRKLIPEEGEAEYKNFIANPQKYFLNSLPSLLQATKYMAVVDTLSTHSPDEEYLGERQQPSIWSGDAEIVEAFYAFSAEIRGIEKEIDRRNCDPTLRNRCGAGVLPYELLAPTSQPGVTCRGVPNSVST